A region of Lycium barbarum isolate Lr01 chromosome 1, ASM1917538v2, whole genome shotgun sequence DNA encodes the following proteins:
- the LOC132601746 gene encoding BTB/POZ and TAZ domain-containing protein 1-like translates to MSPNNFASDVDGLHRENETDVQIITSSGLLISAHSNVLATASTVLESILVRPQKRQNSVKTIRILGVPCDAVSLFVRFLYSFKCTEEQMKKHGIHLLALSHVYLVPVLKNRCTKALAEQLTTENVVDMLQLARLCDAPDLYLKCMKFLCSNIRRVDKTEGWKFLQRHDPMLELEILQFMDEAESRKKRRSRHGWEQNLYLQLSEGMDCLEHICTEGCMSVGPCDKESCQEKLPCSKFDTCRGLQLLIRHFSTCKRRTKRSCSKCKRMWQLLRLHASICDQTDNCRVPLCREFKLRVQQGGDDELWKSLVRKVVSARAISSLSLPKRKREEEEPRLNLRHHQVRRFSLKTQCQY, encoded by the exons ATGTCACCCAATAACTTTGCTAGCGATGTTGATGGACTTCACCGTGAAAATGAAACCGACGTCCAGATCATCACTTCCAGTGGCCTCCTCATTTCGGCTCATTCTAACGTTCTG GCTACTGCTTCGACGGTTCTGGAGAGCATACTAGTCCGGCCACAAAAGCGACAGAACTCTGTGAAAACGATACGCATTCTCGGTGTGCCGTGCGACGCCGTTTCCTTGTTCGTCCGATTTCTTTATTCCTTCAA GTGcactgaggagcagatgaagaaacaTGGGATTCATCTCCTAGCACTTTCTCACGTGTACTTGGTACCAGTACTGAAGAATAGATGCACCAAAGCATTGGCCGAGCAATTGACAACCGAAAATGTAGTAGACATGCTTCAACTCGCGAGGCTATGTGATGCACCTGATCTCTACCTCAAGTGCATGAAATTTTTGTGTAGCAATATCAGGAGAGTTGACAAGACTGAGGGGTGGAAATTCCTCCAGCGTCATGATCCCATGCTTGAGCTTGAAATTTTACAGTTCATGGATGAGGCTGAATCG CGGAAGAAGAGGAGGAGCAGACACGGGTGGGAGCAGAACTTATATTTACAGCTAAGCGAAGGGATGGATTGTCTGGAGCACATATGCACCGAAGGATGTATGAGTGTCGGGCCGTGTGACAAGGAATCTTGCCAGGAGAAGCTGCCATGTAGCAAATTTGACACATGCCGAGGCCTCCAGCTTCTGATCAGGCATTTCTCTACTTGCAAGAGAAGGACAAAGCGAAGTTGTTCCAAATGCAAGCGGATGTGGCAGCTCCTAAGGTTACACGCATCTATTTGTGACCAAACTGACAATTGCCGAGTTCCTCTTTGCAG AGAATTCAAACTGAGAGTgcaacaagggggagatgatgagCTGTGGAAATCACTTGTTAGAAAGGTGGTGTCTGCCAGAGCTATATCTTCCTTGTCTCTGCctaaaagaaagagagaagaagaagaaccaaGATTGAACTTAAGGCATCATCAAGTGAGACGCTTTAGTTTGAAAACTCAGTGTCAATATTAA
- the LOC132601752 gene encoding probable pectate lyase 18: protein MATSFISLLFLLSSLLLIPSLLASSPLQNPQSVVDQVDRSINVSRRNLGYLSCGTGNPIDDCWRCDPNWEKNRQRLADCAIGFGKNAVGGRDGKIYVVTDSSNDDPVTPKSGTLRYAVIQNEPLWIIFARDMVIQLKEELIMNSFKTIDGRGASVHIAGGPCITIQGVTNIIIHGIHIHDCKQGGNAMVRNSSQHYGWRTISDGDGVSIFTGSHIWVDHCSLSNCMDGLIDAIMGSTAITISNNYMTHHDKVMLLGHSDSHVQDKNMQVTIAFNHFGEGLVQRMPRCRHGYFHVVNNDYTHWEMYAIGGSANPTINSQGNRFLAPDIRFSKEVTKHEDAPESEWKNWNWRTDGDLMLNGAFFIKSGAGASSNYAKASSLSAKPSSLISSIVSGAGALSCRKGSRC from the exons ATGGCCACCTCCTTTATTTCTCTCCTTTTCCTCTTGTCCTCTCTTCTCTTAATTCCTTCCCTCCTTGCCTCTTCTCCCTTACAAAATCCCCAATCTGTTGTTGATCAAGTTGATAG GAGCATAAATGTGTCAAGGAGGAACTTGGGCTATCTCTCATGTGGCACTGGAAACCCTATAGATGACTGCTGGCGTTGTGACCCCAACTGGGAAAAAAACCGCCAAAGGCTAGCTGATTGTGCTATTGGCTTCGGCAAGAATGCTGTTGGTGGCAGAGACGGCAAAATATACGTGGTCACTGACTCCAGCAACGACGATCCCGTTACCCCTAAATCGGGCACTCTCCGATATGCTGTTATTCAAAACGAGCCGTTGTGGATTATTTTTGCTAGGGATATGGTCATTCAACTGAAAGAAGAACTTATTATGAATTCTTTCAAGACTATTGATGGAAGAGGAGCTAGCGTTCACATTGCAG GTGGGCCATGCATAACCATACAAGGTGTGACCAATATTATCATCCATGGAATCCACATACATGATTGTAAGCAAGGGGGGAATGCTATGGTGAGGAACTCCTCACAGCACTATGGGTGGAGGACTATATCAGATGGTGATGGAGTCTCCATATTTACTGGAAGTCATATTTGGGTAGACCATTGCTCCTTGTCTAATTGCATGGATGGGTTGATTGATGCTATTATGGGGTCCACTGCAATTACCATTTCTAACAATTACATGACTCACCATGATAAAGTTATGTTATTGGGACACAGTGATTCCCATGTCCAGGACAAGAACATGCAAGTAACCATTGCTTTCAATCACTTTGGAGAAGGCCTTGTCCAAAGAATGCCAAG ATGTAGACATGGTTACTTCCATGTGGTAAACAATGACTATACACACTGGGAAATGTATGCCATTGGTGGTAGTGCTAATCCCACCATTAATAGCCAGGGCAACAGATTCCTTGCTCCTGATATTAGATTCAGCAAAGAG GTGACAAAGCATGAGGATGCACCAGAAAGTGAATGGAAGAATTGGAATTGGAGGACTGATGGGGACTTAATGTTAAATGGTGCATTTTTCATAAAATCAGGAGCTGGAGCCTCTTCAAACTATGCCAAGGCTTCAAGCTTAAGTGCTAAACCTTCTTCACTAATAAGTTCCATTGTCTCCGGTGCCGGCGCCCTTAGTTGCCGGAAAGGTTCCCGTTGCTGA